The proteins below come from a single Serratia ficaria genomic window:
- a CDS encoding methyltransferase domain-containing protein, producing MTSMDSVTESSLDHVGDGIDSLNAAWSFGGNTPKNFDSHVSKSVPKYHDGHELILSLSDFFINKNSVVYELGSSTGALTRKLAKRHPLGAKFVGIDIEEAMTQQATIQLAEHAENKNVSFLTDDILNFPYEKSDFIVAYYTVQFIPPCVRQQLLDRIYQSLNWGGAFVLFEKVRGPDARFQDIISSLYVDYKVEQGYAAHEILAKSRSLKGVLEPFSAAGNQDMLNRAGFLDVMTIFKHICFEGFFCIK from the coding sequence ATGACGAGTATGGACAGTGTAACCGAGTCGTCTTTGGACCATGTGGGTGATGGGATCGATTCTTTAAATGCAGCATGGAGTTTTGGCGGTAACACCCCAAAGAATTTTGACTCTCATGTCTCGAAATCGGTACCTAAATATCATGATGGGCACGAGCTTATTCTTTCGCTTAGTGATTTCTTTATCAATAAAAACTCCGTTGTTTATGAGCTTGGAAGCTCAACGGGGGCCTTAACCCGCAAACTGGCCAAACGCCATCCCCTGGGTGCCAAATTCGTTGGTATTGATATTGAAGAAGCCATGACACAACAGGCCACTATTCAGCTTGCCGAACATGCGGAAAATAAAAATGTGAGCTTTCTTACGGATGATATTCTGAACTTTCCGTATGAAAAAAGCGATTTTATCGTTGCGTATTACACTGTGCAGTTTATTCCTCCGTGTGTTCGCCAACAATTGCTCGATCGTATTTACCAAAGCCTCAACTGGGGTGGTGCCTTCGTGCTATTTGAAAAGGTACGCGGTCCCGATGCCCGTTTTCAGGACATCATCAGTAGTCTGTATGTTGATTACAAAGTTGAGCAAGGGTATGCCGCGCATGAGATCTTGGCCAAGTCGCGTTCCCTAAAGGGAGTTCTCGAACCGTTTTCCGCGGCAGGTAACCAAGATATGCTTAATCGCGCCGGATTTTTGGATGTGATGACCATTTTTAAACATATCTGTTTCGAAGGATTCTTCTGTATTAAGTGA
- a CDS encoding TonB-dependent receptor has translation MLFGHYKVTPQLSVQANLNNPFDKTYDTSVDRYVVYGAPRNFAVTANYRF, from the coding sequence TTGCTGTTTGGGCACTATAAGGTCACCCCACAGCTGTCGGTGCAGGCTAACCTGAACAACCCGTTCGATAAAACTTACGACACCTCGGTTGACCGCTATGTGGTCTACGGCGCGCCGCGCAATTTCGCCGTCACCGCCAACTACCGCTTCTAA